A segment of the Vidua chalybeata isolate OUT-0048 unplaced genomic scaffold, bVidCha1 merged haplotype W_reject_6, whole genome shotgun sequence genome:
ggggcgggggggggggaccccaaaacccgcTGCTGCCTTCCCCCCAGGGTGGCGGCGCAGATGCCCACGGTTCACTACGAGATGCCCAACGGCTACAACACCGACTACGGCGCCGAGCGGCTCCGCATCCCCGAGGGGCTCTTTGACCCCTCCAACGTCAAGGTTTGGGGGTCTCGGGGGGGGGTCTCTGAGCGGGctcaggggttttggggtcctggggggcttAGGGGACCCCCCACGCCTCGGGTTCTGCCTCCCTGAGAGCTCTGTGACTCTTCCAGTGTCAGGGTTCGAGGGTCCCCAgcggggttttggggggggaacAGGGAGGTCCCGCTgaggggggggggtcccggggtttTTGGGACCCccgtgacccccccccccctttccccagGGCCTCTCGGGGAACACCATGCTGGGCGTGGGGCACGTGGTGACCACCAGCATCGGCATGTGCGACATCGACATCCGGCCGGTGGGTGCCGGGACGGGGAGGGGGGTCCCCACcgggacggggcgggggggggcgtGGGGAGCAGCGGGGACACCCCACATCCCGCTGGtgtccccccccctccccgccagGGTCTGTACGGCAGTGTCATTGTCACCGGGGGGAACACGCTGCTGCAGGGCTTCACCGACCGCCTGAACCGGGAGCTGGCACAGAAAACCCCCCCGGTGAGGGACCCCCGAGTTCGGGACCCCCGAGTTTGGGACTGGGGCTTGGGAGGGGCTGAcggagaccccaaaccccccctgcATTCGGGACCCCAAACTCTCCCCTAAATTCGGGATGGGGGGAGCCGGGGGGgggaaccccaaacccctctgagggacatttgggggtgggggggggggacccAGACCGGCCCTCAGGGTTTCTCCCAGTTATCACCAGTCACTCCCAGTCACCTGCAGTGGTTTCCCAGTCacccccagtgcctcccagttgCCACCAGTAGATGACAGCTGTCCCCCCAGTGATTCCCAGTAGCCACCAGTGGTTCATAGCTGTCCCCCCAGTGATTCCCAGTAGCCACCAGTGGTTCATAGCTGTCCCCCCAGTGATTCCCAGTAGCCACCAGTGGTTCATAGCTGTCCCCCCAGTGATTCCCAGTGCTTCCAGTGACCCCCCCCCTCTCTCAGAGCATGCGGCTGAAGCTCATCGCCAGCAACAGCACCATGGAGCGGCGCTTCAGCCCCTGGATCGGGGGCTCCATCCTGGCCTCGCTCGTGAGTCCGGGGCTCCCGGGGTACCCGGGGGGGTTGTTTTACCCCCCCAGAACCCCTCGGACCGCCCCAACCCCAATTGCAGGGCACCTTCCAGCAGATGTGGATCTCCAAGCAGGAGTACGAGGAGGGCGGCAAGCAGTGCGTGGAGCGCAAGTGCCCCTGAGGGGCCTGAGGGGCCTGAGGGGGGGCACGGGCCGGGAGCCAATAAAACCCCGCGCAGCCCACCTGGAACGGCCTCTGGGGACGCGCCGCGGGGgctcggcggcggcggggggggggggtggttgCCGGGGGTCGTTGCCGGGGGTCGTGCCCCGATTCCGGCGCTTTTCGCCCCAAAAAACGGCGCTTCCCGCGCGCCCGGTCACGTGACACGTGAGGGGGTTGGTGGGGGGGGGCGAGGCGAGGCGCGCGGGAGGCACGtgccgggccgggggcgcccAACCGCGCAGGCGCGAGAGCGCGTGACACAGAAGGCGCGGGAaggcggggggtgggggggcggGCGCGAGGCGCCCGCGCGGCTCTCGCGGGGATTCGCGCGCTGTTCTCGCGAGagccgcgcgcgcgcgcgccccCCGTTAccgggcggcggggggggggaggaggagagagccGGTTCGGTGACGTCACGAGCGAAACGGTGACGCGAGTGCTCGGCCGATGGACTGAGGAGAGACCGGCGCTGGAACGGGACGgggagggtgtgtgtgtgtgtgtgtgtgtgtgtgtgtggggagaaGGCGCTCGCCCTGCGCACGCGCGGCCCCCGCGCGGACTCCAAGTGCCGGCAGCCTCCGCGCGCGCGGCGAGGCCCACGCGCAGGGCGCCCTTACCGCGCCTGATCGTCTTTCCAGCCGCCCACCCTCCCCGTGCCCGCcgctctcccctcccccaggcCTTCAGCAGATCCCCccgctccctcctcccctcccccccgccgccgctctCTGCGCAGGCACTCGCCGCGGCCACCCCAAGCTGTTGAGGCCCCGCTCTCTCTCTCCCCGCGCGCCCACTCTCGTTATTGGCCGCCGTGCGCCCCGCAGCCGCTCCTATTGGCAGAGCTCCGTGGCCCCGCCCCGTTCCGTGGGCGTCCCCGCGCTCGGCCCCGCCCCTCGCCTATATAAACCCCGCCGGGCCGCCGCGGCGCTGCCATCgcgggcgggaggcggcgggcgCGGAGGCCTCGCGCGCGCGgctccccccgctcccccctCCGGCGGCGCAtgcgcgggggcggcgcggcgcaGCGCGCaggcgcgggccgggccgccATGGCGGCGGCGCCTGAGGCCTTCCtggtgccgccgccgccgccgcctcctcccgccgccgccgcgcccccccCGGGACCGCCGGACCCGCCCgagcccccgcggccccgcaATGGCCTCCGcgccgcgggcggcggcggcgggaagCGGCGCAGCAGCTGCGGGGCGAAGCAGCCGGCGTGGAAGCGGCGGCGCCGCGCGGCCTCGGAGTGCGGCCCGGTGCTGCCGTCCGAGTTCCTGCTCGGCGGGAACATCTTCGACCCGCTCAACCTCAACAGCCTGCTGGACGAGGAGGTGAGCCGGGCGCTGAACGCGCGCACCCCGCAGTCCTCGCCGCTGCCGCAGCGCGGCCGCGACCCGGTGGAGATCCTGGTGCCGCGGGACATCACGGACCCGCTGAGCCTGAACGCGCCGGGCGAGGGGCTGCGCCTGGCCTCGCCGGCCAAGAGCGCCCGCCGCCGGCATCGCCACCGCGGCCAGCAGCGGGCCaacgccgccgccgccgccggcgggCCCGCCGAGgagcccgcccgccccgccgaACCCTCCGCCGCCTCCACcgccccgccgtgccccgccGCCCTGCCCGCCGCCGGCCGGCACCGCAAGCGCCGACGGACTTGCAGCAAATCCGAGGGGCctcgcccgccgccgccccccgccgccgccgccgccgccgagaAGCCGAAGCCCCCCGGGAAGGCGGCGCAGCGGCCGCGGCACCAGGTGCGCAAGTTCCAGTACGGGAATTACTGCAAATACTACGGGTACCGCAACCCCGACGTGGAGGACGCGCGGCTGCGGGCGCTGCGGCCCGAGTGGTTCGCGGGCAAGGAGGTGCTGGACGTGGGGTGCAACGTGGGGCACCTCACGCTGAGCATCGCCAAGCGCTGGGCGCCCGCCAGGATGGTGGGGCTGGACATTGACGGGCGGCTGATCCGCTCGGCCCGGCAGAACATCCGCCACTACCTGTccgaggggctgggggcggACGGCGAGGCCGCGGGGGGGGCCAGGAAGGGCTTCCCCGCCGCGCTCCTGGCCAGCCGGGGCCCCATCGCCGCCCCGCAGCTCCCGCCCGACGGGCCCGGCGCCGCCGACTTCCCGCACAACGTCGTGTTCGTCACGGTGAGCGCTTGGGGAGGGGGTGACAAGCGGGAACGGGGGGTCGGGATGGTGCTGCTGGGTCCAAAAGAGGTTTGGGCAGCGCCCCtggatgggggggggggggtctcggTGGATTTAGGGGGCGTGGAAGGGCAGAGGAGGCTGGAATGGAGTTTTAGGGGGGGGTCTCGGTGGGTCTGAGGGGGTGACAAGTGCgtgtgggggtttggggtgggctTTGGAAGGGCTCAGAGGGTCTGAAAGGGACGTGAGGGATGTTTtagggggggtctgggggggtgACGGGTAGGTCTGGAGGGCTGGCGagggtttttgttgggttttagGGGATCTGGGTGGGTTTGAAGGACCTGGATGGGTTGAGGAGAGATTTCAGAGGATCccgggtgggttttgggggtctggggAGGCCTGCAGAGATAACGGGAGGTGGGTTTGTGGGGTGCCAAGCGGCgcaggggggttttggggggtctcgGGTGAGTCCAGGGGGCTCTTAGTGGGTCTGAAGGGGTCACCAGGAGGTCGGAGTGGTGCGGGACCCCCCCCATTCCATCCTTGGGGTCTgtgtggggcagctctgggcccccACGACCCCTGAGTGGGGTTCAGCGTGTGCCTcccaccccccaaatccctgcgTGGGACTGAAATCCCTCCGTGGGTACCCCAAAAAACCCTTCCGTGGGGCTCAGTGtgtgccccccaccccctgaaacacccccaaacccccctgtggggctcagcccctgccccccACCCCTCATTCCCCCTCTGTGGGGGCTCAGCCCGTGCCCCCCACCCCTCATTCCCCCTCTGTGGGGGCTCAGCCCGTGCCACCCACCCCCTgaaacacccccaaacccccccgtggggctcagcccctgccccccACCCCTCATTCCCCCTCTGTGGGGGCTCAGCCcgtgccccccaccccctcaTTCCCCCTCTGTGGGGGCTCAGCCCGTGCCCCCCACGCCCTgaaacacccccaaacccccctgtgGGGCTCAGCCcgtgccccccaccccctcaTTCCCCCCCATAACCCTTCAGTGGGGCTCAGCCCGTGCCCCCCACCCCCTgaaacacccccaaacccccctgtgGGGCTCAGCCCGTGCCCCCCACCCCTCATTCCCCCCCATAACCCTTCAGTGGGGCTCAGCCCGTGCCCCCCACCCCTCATTCCCCCCCCGTGGGGCTCAGCCCGTGCCCCCCCCGCAGGGGAACTACGTCCCGGAGCGGGAGGAGGCGGTGGGGGCGCAGCGCCCCGAGTTCGacgtggtgctgctgctgtcgCTCACCAAGTGGGTGCAGCTGAACTGGGGCGACGAGGGGCTCAAGCGGCTCTTCCGGAGGGCGTTCCGGCACCTGCGGCCCGGCGGGCTCCTGCTGCTCGAGCCGCAGCCCTGGGAGTCCTACCGCAAGCGCAAGGGGCTGACGGTGAGGccggggggggtttgggggtttgggggttcgGGTCCCGCTCGTGCAGGTCCAGGAGTGGAGTCGGAGTGTGaatgtggggggggggggggttggcggggggatttgaggggttacgaaggggtttggggggtgaTAAAGGGGTCTGGGGGTGGTAAAGGGGCCTGGGGGGGGGTCATTGTTGGGATGtgaaggggttttgggggggttataaatgggtctgggggtggTAAAGGGGTCTGGGGTTGATAAAGGGGTCTGGGGGTGGTAAAGGGGTCTGGGGGTGATAAAGGGGTCTGGGGGTGGTaaaggggtctgggggggtcaTTGCCGGGTTATaaaggggtctggggggtcaTTGGGAGGGTTATgaaggggtctgggggggttataaatgggtctgggggtgaTAAAGGGGTCTGGGGGGCAACAGGAGTGTTATAatggggtgtgggggggggtcATTGTCGGGTTGtgaaggggtttggggggtgataaaggggtctgggggggtcaTTGCTGGGTTGTGAAGGGGTCTGAGGGGTCATTGGGAGGGTTATgaaggggtctgggggggtcaTTTTCAGGTTGTGAAGGGGTTGGGGGGTGATaaatgggtctgggggtgaTAAAGGGGTCTGGGGGGATCATTGGGAGGGTATAAAGGGCTCTGGGGGGATCTTCAGGGGGCTCTCGATGGGGTTGGCAGGCCAGTGAtctttggggggtttttgggggggttttggggtgtcctgggtgGCGTTCCAGCAGTTTGGAGGGACTCCCAGGACACTTTGGTGCCAGAattggcttttttggggggtttaaaAGCTGCCCCCTCGGGctcagcggggccggggggggttCGGGGGTGACTCAGGCGGGTTTGGGGGGGGGCTCATTTAGGAtcctcgggggggggggggggggggggtctggggtcccCCAGGGAGGGGGGGCTGGGCTGACCCTTCCCGCTGGCCCAGGAGACGACGTACAGGAACTACCAGCGGATCCGGCTGCGGCCCGAGCAGTTCCCGGCGTACCTGACCTCGCCTGAGGTGGGCTTCGAGCGCTGCGAGCTCCTGGGCACCCCCCAGCACAGCGCCAAAGGTAGGGGCACCCCCCGTTTGTGGGGGAAACCCCCGAACTGGGGCTATTGGCGATCCCCCAAATCGGGGTCAGCGGTGGGGGAGGCGCCTCAGATccgggaagggggggggggggtgaataatttggggtccccccccccATCTCACCCaatcctttcccccccccccaggcttCCAGCGGCCgatttatctcttccacaagGGACGAGGTGACGCTCCCTGAGCCCCCCGAAATCCCCCCCGGGCTGGGGGGGCCCTGACGCGgtgggggtggggtgggggggggggtcgctCCCCACCCCCCACCGGATGCCAAACGGGGGGAGGGGCTCTGTttgcccccccctccccccaatttttggggtgttccctccccccccccccggcgtTTGCCGTGGTTTGCTCTGTGCGAGGGGGGGGCCCCGGAATAAAGGAGGTGATTGGTCAGCGGTGGGGGGGGGTcgttttttggggggggtgggaaCAAGGGGCACGCGGCACATCCAAAGTAAcgacttttatttttttggggggggggggggcgaaaaaaaaaagggatttgggggggggttgaTGTTCCTCAGCACCccccccactgctgcagcttgcGGTACATGGCGAAGGCGGCTCCGGGGGGGCGCGGGAGGGCCcgagggggctcggggggcgcgggggggggcagccagggccaccccccgccccgggcagcgccccccgccagcacccccagctgcGGCCCGGGCACCTGGGGGGGGGCAGCACGGCAAAGGTGGGGTCCCGCCAgcaccgggggggggggggcgccccagggtgggatttggggtgggggtctCACCTGCGGGGGGGGAGCGGAGGGGGCCGGGACCCCCCTGCGCGGCGCCGGCGGGCGGGGCACGGCCAGGCTGACGAGGCCGCGGAAGAGGCGCTGGGCTGGCGGCACGTTCATGGCTGAAACCGGGGGATTTCGGTCAAACCGGGGCagcggggaggaggagggcccccggggggggggggggggggttcgggcgccgccccctccccacggCCCGCACTGaccggcggccgccgccccgcccaGCGCCGAGCGGGCGGCGAACGAGCTGCCCAggagcgcggccgccgcccgggGCGCGTCGAACGGCTCGGGGGGGGCCGCACCGGGACCGCCCCGGCTGCTGTGCAGGGTGGGGGTCGCCAGGGGGGCGATGGGGACCCCCCCTCCGTCTTCatcaccctcctcttcctcctcctggaTCGCGGGGTCGGGCGCGAAACGCAcctggggggggtgggggggaggaaTTGGGGTGTCCCGCGTTCCGGGGCGGGGAGGGTCACACCGGCCCTGGCCCCCCCGCGCTCCGGTGCTGCACCCGCggcggtttttggggtgtcccggCCCCTCCCGCCGGTGTCCCGTGCGCACCGCGGTGTTCCGGGGCTGTCCCgttccccctcccccacctgccGGTTGCCCCCCCCGCGCTCCCCCCGCCTCAGGATCcccccgggcggcggcggcggcggcggcgggagcgcgcgCGGCCTCATGGCGGCGGAAGCCACGCCCTCTTTCCGCCGGTGGCCACGCCCCTGCCGCTGACCTCCCCAACATGGCGCCGCCCCTTCCCTCGGTGGCCCCGCCCTCCCCAACATGGCGGCCGCGCCTCGGAGGCCGCGGGTTCGAGCCCCGCCTcggccggagccgccgcccccCTTCCTTCACCGCCGATTCGCGTGGATTTCGCCCCAAAATTAACACGGCGCCTCCCCCGTGCTGTAAAAATCGCGGGTTTATTAAAAAACGCCCCGAATCGCGCAGGAAGGCTCCGTGCCTTCCTCCCAGCGAAGCAGCAGCGAGCGCGGAGCCCCGAGCACCTCCCGGGAGCCCCCCCCGGGCTCAgggcggccccgggggcggcgcggggggcggcaGGCGGGCCAGCTGCTGCGGCGTGGCGAGCGCCCGGAGCAGGCGGTTCTCCCTCTCCAGCGCCGCGCGGCGCTCGCTCAGCTCGCGGATCTGCTCCCGCAGCGCCTCCACCTCCTCCCGCACCGCCAGCAGCAGGTGCGACTTCACCAGGTCCTGCGGGGACAGCGCTCAGGGccagccccgggacccccgagccccccccccGCCATTTCCCCCCCGCTCTCACCATGGCCCTCTCGATCTTGTTGTCGATGGCGGTGAcgccgctcccggcgctgcgGACAAGGCCGGGGTCagacggacagacggacaccTCGGGGGGTGCGGGAGGGGCAGAgctctcccccccccccccgtttccttccccgttttttttttggggaggggggtgggggaggggaacTCGCGCCCCCCCCTCGCacctgcccggccccgcccccagACCGGAAGCGCGCCGCCGGAAGCCCCGCCTTACCCCTCGTCTTCGCTCTCCTCGCCAGCCAATCCCAGGCGCGCGCTGAGCTCGGCCCCGCCCCCTGGGCGTGGCGAGGGGGGCTTGGGGGGCAGCGCCTGTAAACAAAGCGGGATTGGGGGGCTCGGGGGCGTGGTCGCCTCAGGCCCCGCCTCCCGGAGGCCCCGCCCCCCTCACCTGCTGCACGAGCTCCGCGAAGGCCCCGAGGGACCGGGGCTGgtggggggcggggccggcccgggggGCGTCCAGCGACACCGGGaccctcccgccgccgccgcccccccgcgGCGACGCGTCCCGCTCGTAGAAATCGCGGCACAGCcaccggccccgccgcagcACCTCCCCCGGCGACAGCAAGCGAACGAGGCGGAACCGGGAGCCGCTGGGGCTGCCGGAGGAGGAAGACGAAGAACCGGTGGCGGCGCCGGAGGCATCGCCGGGCGCGGTCCCGCTGCCGCCGCGGACGCTGGTGATGGCGAAGCCGCTTTTCTTGCGGCTCAtgggggcggcggcggcgggaggaggaggaggaacatGGCGGGGCCGGCCCGGAGCCGTtaccggcggcggcggcggcggcggcaggacCCGGAAGTGGGAACCGGAAGTGATGTTGCGCTTTAAGGCGTTGCCGGGCCGCGCGCGAGCGCGCCCCGCCCCAGGCCACGCCTCCCGGGGCGCGCCCTCCGCCCACGTGACCGCCCGGCGCCCCGCGGGTCCTCCgcgccgccagggggcgccggcgcggccgcggcgcgTCCCGGACGCTGCGTCAGCGCCAATGGAGCGGCGCGAGCGGGAGGCGGGAGCGGCCggtgagggaggaggggagggatgggggtgggCCCGGTGCCCCTCCCGCGCCCGGTGACCACCCGCTGCCCCTCCCCCGCAGGCCGCTAGACCCCCCCCGCCATGGGCCAACGCCCCCCGTGagcccccggcccgggcccggccgtGCTGGCggcggtgggggggggggtgcggCGCaggattccccccccccccccccaagccTGGGACCCCCGCGAGAGCGACAGGTAACGAGGGGCGGGGAGGGCGGGAGGAGGCCGAGAGCCCTGGTGGGGGGACAGAGCAACCCCCGAGTCCGGGCGGAGTGGGGGTCAAGGGGGGACCCCGGGATTGCGGGTTATTTGGGGAGGGGTggtctgggggtgctggggagggggggggtcccgACGGGCTGGGGGGGGATCCCCAGCGTCGGTGTGAGGGGAGGGGGCCGGGTGCCCAGAGGCGTTCGGTGGGTCCGGGGGGCACCCCGGCATCAGCGCGGAGGGGTCGGGGTGGGGTTGGGGAGGCGGCTGGCGGGGGTCGGGGGGACCCCGGGACCCCTTAGGGTGGAGGGAAGCGCAGAGGGACCCTGGCTCCGGGTGCGGAGGGGGCTCCTGCGGGGACCGAGGCGGctggggggtctggggaggGCGGCGGCGGGACCCGACGCCCAAGCGGGGGCGCGGGATTTGGGGGTCGCGGTAGCCACGGGCATGtggaggggcggggggggtcTCAGGACTCGGGGTCCGGGTGGGTCTCGGGACCAGAATTCGGGGGCCGGGGGGTCCCCGGTCCGGGGGGGGCGGGGTCTGAAGGCCCCGCCCCCAGCCATGAGCGCCCCCCCGCGGTCGGagctcgccgccgccgccgccgccctgcTGCGCCTGGGCGAGGAGCGCCCCCCCGCGGCCGCCATGAGCCTGCTGCAGCGCAAGGGCCGCCCCGAGTGGCGCCCCCGCGAGGAGGAGCCGCGCAAGGggtgaggggacaccggggacccCCCGGGACCACCGCGGAGGGACACAGAGACCCCCCCCCGAGACTGCCCCGGGGCCACACCGGTACCCCTGGGACCGCCCACAGGGGACTCCGGGAGCCCCAGGACCACGCTGGGGTGGTCTCCCAGCCCCTCGTAATTCCCCAaagagccccagctcccccttGCCCCTTCCCTGACCGCCCAACGCCCCTCTGCACTCCTGGCATTCACCCCGAGACCCACGGCTCGCCTTCTGCACCTCAGAACCCCCAAGAATGCGGGGCTCCACTTCCCCCCTGTACCTCAGTGCCCCCTGCACCATAGGAGCGAATTCCCTGAGAATCCCTGAGGGGGTCAGGGCGTCCCCAGAGATTTTGGGGTCGCCCTGACCCcgctgtgtcccctccccagggtCCCCAAGGCGCGGGAGGGGGGGTCCCTGCGGCGCCCGCTGCGAGTGGGGTTCCTGACCCTGCCGGCGCCGCAGGAGCGCGGCCCCCGGCCCTGCGCCCCCGGCATGGCCCCCCGCTCCCTGTCCTGCCACGCCGTGGGGCTCCCCGACCCGGGGGTGCCCCTGCGCCCCCCCGGGCCCCGCACCGGGGCACCCGAGGGCCGGGGCTTGGAGGCGCCGCCCGCCAAGAGAGGAGGTGAGTGGACCCGGCAGGGTGGGAGCGtggcggggctgggggcagcggaggggacagcgaggctgggggagcaggaaGGGCTCGCGGGGAGGTCggggtggcagggaggggacacagggaatcTGAGGGGACACGCAGGGCGTAGCAGCCCCTGACggccttcccttccccaggcaccCCGCGGGGGGGCTGCGTGCGGCAGACGCCTCCTCTGAAGCCCTCGCGCAGCCCCCAGACCCGGCTGTCCTCCGGggcgcccccgccgcccctgGCCGAGCAGGGCGAGGTGGAGGAGCCGGTGTACATCGAGATGGTGGGGGACGCccggggggtccctgggggggaGCCCCggcggggggggccggggggagcgccccccacccccgccgAGGAGCCCGAGGCCATTTACGAGGAGATGAGCTGCCCCCTGCCCGCGGGGGAGGGGCCGGGACACGCCCCTTTCCCGGGACACGCCCCCTTCCACGGACACGCCGCTCACGCCCCTTTCGGCGGCCCCGTGCTGCACTCTGGCCACGCCCCCTACACCGGACACGCCCCTTTCTCCGGGCACGCCCCTCATGCCGGCCGTGCCCCCTTCATCGGCCACGCCCCCTTCTCCGGCCCCGCCCCCATCCCGCCGCCCTTCCCCAACCTGCTGCCGCCCCGCCCACCcccgctggccccgccccccgAGGGCGCCTCGCGCCTGCCCCTCCCCTCGCGCCGCGAGggcccgccccccgcccgcgcGCGCAGCCACTCCACGCCCCTCCCCCCGCACCACGCgccgggaggggcggggcgcGAGCGCGGGGGGGCGGGGCTCGGGCCgctgcccctccccccctccGCCGAAGCCCCGCCTCCCGGGAAGCGCCCGCCCGCCTATGAGAGCCTGCGCGGGGGCGTGGCCTCGGGAGGCACCGCCCTTGCCCGCGAGGAGGAGCCGCCCCTTCGCCGGGGGGGCGGAGCCTCCGCCCGCCGCGGGAAGGACACAGAGAGTGAGTGACAGGGGTGGGGCGGGGCTTGCGGCGGGGCCACGCCCCCCGGGCGGGACTGACAGACACCCCTCTTCCTTTTGGCAGAGGCGCCGGAGCCCCCCCGGGaggagcggggcggggcgggggcggctccGCCCCCCTCGGGGATCCCGGTCCGGGCCGAGGGGCCCCGGGGGCGGCCCGGgccccccctgccctgccagaccTTCCCGGCCTGCGGGAGACCCTCGGGTACGTGTGGGGtcggggggacaccgggggggacAACGGGGGGGGATAACGGGGGGCACCGGTGGGAGGAGGTGACATAAGGACAccgggggacacggggggatgAGGTGACATAAGGACACGgtgggggcaccgggggggtGAGGTGACATAAGGACATGGTGGGGGCACCgggggacacagcaggaggTGACATAAGGACACAGGGAggcacggggggacacggggcggggggcgggggtgACATAAGGACACCGGCCCGGGGGTGCTGTGGAGCGACACGGGGCACGGGGGGACAATGGGAGCGCCCCTCGTCCTGCCGGGGGGGTGGCACCGTGTCCCCCTGACGCCCCCACCCCCCCCTACTCCCCGCAGAGCTGCCCGGGGGTCCCCGCCTGGGCCGCTCCGCCTCCACCTCGGGGGTGCGCCAGGCCGGGGCCCCCCCGTTCCCACGCGGCCCCCCATCATCGCGGCCCCTGTCCGGAGGGGTCCCCGGGGGGGGCttccccgccgccccccggccgCGGGACgggcagctgcaggaggtgaTCGACCGAAAGCGCTGCGTCTGCACCGAGATCAAggcgcggggggggcgggggggggggctgtgcaAGCAGGACAGCCTGCCCCCCCTGCCCGCCCCCCCCGCCTGGAAAGGGGGGGCCGCTCCCGAGgggcgccccccgcccccgccgccccccgggacccccccggccCGCCGGCCGCACGCCGTGCTCTGGGACACCGCGATCTGACCCCCCCCGGGGTGCCTGgagcaccccaaatcctgcccccGAAACTTGGAgagggggggggtccccgaAATCATGGGGGGGGGCTCCTAAGGATAAAAGGGGGGGGGGTCCTgaagtggggaggggggggcgaCACGGCTGGGCCGGGTTGGGGACAAACGGGGGTGGGTATTTATGGTGTGCTGAGCCCCCCCTCGTAAATAACGGGGGGCGCACCCCGAACAcaaagtggggggggggggggggatggagACCACCCCTCCCGCGGTAAcggggagggaccccaaaaaaagggggggaaaaaaaaacaacaccccaAAAAGTGGGGCGAGTTCCAGCCCCTCATTACGGGGGattaaccccccccccccagtgcgGGGGGACCCCCATTAAGGGGGTGTCGAGCCTCAGTATCGGGGAGCAGCTCCCCCCCT
Coding sequences within it:
- the LOC128783289 gene encoding neuronal tyrosine-phosphorylated phosphoinositide-3-kinase adapter 1-like — translated: MSAPPRSELAAAAAALLRLGEERPPAAAMSLLQRKGRPEWRPREEEPRKGVPKAREGGSLRRPLRVGFLTLPAPQERGPRPCAPGMAPRSLSCHAVGLPDPGVPLRPPGPRTGAPEGRGLEAPPAKRGGTPRGGCVRQTPPLKPSRSPQTRLSSGAPPPPLAEQGEVEEPVYIEMVGDARGVPGGEPRRGGPGGAPPTPAEEPEAIYEEMSCPLPAGEGPGHAPFPGHAPFHGHAAHAPFGGPVLHSGHAPYTGHAPFSGHAPHAGRAPFIGHAPFSGPAPIPPPFPNLLPPRPPPLAPPPEGASRLPLPSRREGPPPARARSHSTPLPPHHAPGGAGRERGGAGLGPLPLPPSAEAPPPGKRPPAYESLRGGVASGGTALAREEEPPLRRGGGASARRGKDTEKAPEPPREERGGAGAAPPPSGIPVRAEGPRGRPGPPLPCQTFPACGRPSELPGGPRLGRSASTSGVRQAGAPPFPRGPPSSRPLSGGVPGGGFPAAPRPRDGQLQEVIDRKRCVCTEIKARGGRGGGLCKQDSLPPLPAPPAWKGGAAPEGRPPPPPPPGTPPARRPHAVLWDTAI
- the MEPCE gene encoding 7SK snRNA methylphosphate capping enzyme, encoding MRGGGAAQRAGAGRAAMAAAPEAFLVPPPPPPPPAAAAPPPGPPDPPEPPRPRNGLRAAGGGGGKRRSSCGAKQPAWKRRRRAASECGPVLPSEFLLGGNIFDPLNLNSLLDEEVSRALNARTPQSSPLPQRGRDPVEILVPRDITDPLSLNAPGEGLRLASPAKSARRRHRHRGQQRANAAAAAGGPAEEPARPAEPSAASTAPPCPAALPAAGRHRKRRRTCSKSEGPRPPPPPAAAAAAEKPKPPGKAAQRPRHQVRKFQYGNYCKYYGYRNPDVEDARLRALRPEWFAGKEVLDVGCNVGHLTLSIAKRWAPARMVGLDIDGRLIRSARQNIRHYLSEGLGADGEAAGGARKGFPAALLASRGPIAAPQLPPDGPGAADFPHNVVFVTGNYVPEREEAVGAQRPEFDVVLLLSLTKWVQLNWGDEGLKRLFRRAFRHLRPGGLLLLEPQPWESYRKRKGLTETTYRNYQRIRLRPEQFPAYLTSPEVGFERCELLGTPQHSAKGFQRPIYLFHKGRGDAP
- the PPP1R35 gene encoding protein phosphatase 1 regulatory subunit 35; amino-acid sequence: MRPRALPPPPPPPPGGILRRGERGGGNRQVRFAPDPAIQEEEEEGDEDGGGVPIAPLATPTLHSSRGGPGAAPPEPFDAPRAAAALLGSSFAARSALGGAAAAAMNVPPAQRLFRGLVSLAVPRPPAPRRGVPAPSAPPPQVPGPQLGVLAGGAARGGGWPWLPPPAPPEPPRALPRPPGAAFAMYRKLQQWGGC
- the TSC22D4 gene encoding TSC22 domain family protein 4 is translated as MPGCPPDPPNASGHPAPSPHTDAGDPPPARLSASSRPPRPSLPVALAGVPGLGGGGGNPAPHPPPHRRQHGRARAGGSRGALAHGGGGLAACGGGAAGGHRAREGHRAHPHPSPPPSPAAPASRSRRSIGADAASGTRRGRAGAPWRRGGPAGRRAVTWAEGAPREAWPGAGRARARPGNALKRNITSGSHFRVLPPPPPPPVTAPGRPRHVPPPPPAAAAPMSRKKSGFAITSVRGGSGTAPGDASGAATGSSSSSSGSPSGSRFRLVRLLSPGEVLRRGRWLCRDFYERDASPRGGGGGGRVPVSLDAPRAGPAPHQPRSLGAFAELVQQALPPKPPSPRPGGGAELSARLGLAGEESEDEGAGSGVTAIDNKIERAMDLVKSHLLLAVREEVEALREQIRELSERRAALERENRLLRALATPQQLARLPPPAPPPGPP